A single region of the Tigriopus californicus strain San Diego chromosome 8, Tcal_SD_v2.1, whole genome shotgun sequence genome encodes:
- the LOC131885387 gene encoding small nuclear ribonucleoprotein F-like: MATMPMNPKPFLNSLTGKPVMVKLKWGHEYKGFLVSTDGYMNLQLASTEEFIDGTCTGNLGEVLIRCNNVLYVRGVEEDDDAQPMAD; encoded by the exons ATGGCCACCATGCCCATGAACCCTAAGCCTTTCTTGAACTCACTCACGGGCAAACCCGTGATGGTCAAGCTCAAATGGGGCCATGAGTACAAGGGCTTCCTAGTGTCCACCGACGGCTACATGAACCTCCAATTGGCCTCCACCGAAGAGTTTATTGATGGCACCTGTACCGGCAATCTGGGCGAAGTTCTTATTCG GTGCAATAATGTATTGTACGTTCGTGGCGTcgaggaagatgatgatgctcAGCCGATGGCAGATTGA
- the LOC131885385 gene encoding uncharacterized protein LOC131885385 isoform X2, giving the protein MKSTQGMYPKLTSQDGIAGKGKMTSASRGSRCMQKVIMEDAIEYQERLQCTMVSEQSCSITFKTVFKAKTVNECQEYFKKTCIIEFEPVVHYKRVQFCRDFPIHQCSQSNQIEGGSGNDTCIEDHVEFCMIEEPEPFASCPRHIHDQCSTSKNSPTSESVCLRNHLKLGNCQLKKRSSHASPRLNHKMISPRCRKVPQHICLSDSCSRAQKRTCKFRLKKIVIDVPQETCTLLPLERCGPATKVLPSLQAQEHCINTPKEICQPASLMPKRRIKLPRVRRWCEDRRA; this is encoded by the exons ATGAAG AGTACACAGGGAATGTATCCCAAACTCACTTCCCAAGACGGAATTGCAGGCAAAGGTAAGATGACTTCTGCAAGCAGAGGATCGCGTTGCATGCAAAAGGTCATCATGGAGGATGCCATTGAATACCAAGAGAGGCTGCAATGCACAATGGTGTCCGAGCAATCATGTTCCATCACGTTCAAAACTGTGTTCAAGGCCAAGACT GTGAACGAATGTCAAGAGTATTTCAAGAAGACCTGCATCATTGAATTCGAGCCGGTGGTCCATTACAAACGAGTTCAATTCTGTCGGGACTTTCCAATTCATCAGTGCTCCCAATCAAACCAGATCGAGGGTGGCTCTGGAAATGACACGTGCATTGAAGATCACGTAGAAt TTTGCATGATTGAGGAGCCTGAACCCTTCGCCTCGTGTCCCAGGCACATTCACGACCAATGCTCTACATCTAAAAACAGCCCAACCAGCGAATCTGTCTGTTTAAGAAATCATCTAAAATTGGGCAATTGCCAATTGAAAAAGCGAAGTTCCCATGCCAGCCCGCGGCTCAACCACAAAATGATCTCTCCGAGGTGTCGGAAGGTGCCTCAACATATTTGCTTGTCAGATTCATGCTCTCGAGCTCAAAAACGAACTTGCAAATTTCGCTTAAAAAAG ATTGTGATTGATGTTCCGCAAGAGACGTGCACCTTGTTACCTTTGGAACGCTGTGGACCGGCCACGAAGGTCCTGCCCTCGTTGCAAGCGCAAGAGCATTGCATAAACACGCCCAAAGAGATTTGTCAGCCCGCCAGTTTGATGCCCAAGCGGAGGATCAAGTTACCCCGAGTTAGGAGATGGTGCGAGGATCGACGAGCATGA
- the LOC131885385 gene encoding uncharacterized protein LOC131885385 isoform X1 has protein sequence MKVFWNNLTFVALLSFSVESRTAKGPMNIFNLIVNSTQGMYPKLTSQDGIAGKGKMTSASRGSRCMQKVIMEDAIEYQERLQCTMVSEQSCSITFKTVFKAKTVNECQEYFKKTCIIEFEPVVHYKRVQFCRDFPIHQCSQSNQIEGGSGNDTCIEDHVEFCMIEEPEPFASCPRHIHDQCSTSKNSPTSESVCLRNHLKLGNCQLKKRSSHASPRLNHKMISPRCRKVPQHICLSDSCSRAQKRTCKFRLKKIVIDVPQETCTLLPLERCGPATKVLPSLQAQEHCINTPKEICQPASLMPKRRIKLPRVRRWCEDRRA, from the exons ATGAAG GTATTTTGGAACAACCTCACGTTCGTCgctcttctttccttttccgTGGAATCGCGCACGGCCAAAGGGCCCATGAACATATTCAATCTAATCGTCAAT AGTACACAGGGAATGTATCCCAAACTCACTTCCCAAGACGGAATTGCAGGCAAAGGTAAGATGACTTCTGCAAGCAGAGGATCGCGTTGCATGCAAAAGGTCATCATGGAGGATGCCATTGAATACCAAGAGAGGCTGCAATGCACAATGGTGTCCGAGCAATCATGTTCCATCACGTTCAAAACTGTGTTCAAGGCCAAGACT GTGAACGAATGTCAAGAGTATTTCAAGAAGACCTGCATCATTGAATTCGAGCCGGTGGTCCATTACAAACGAGTTCAATTCTGTCGGGACTTTCCAATTCATCAGTGCTCCCAATCAAACCAGATCGAGGGTGGCTCTGGAAATGACACGTGCATTGAAGATCACGTAGAAt TTTGCATGATTGAGGAGCCTGAACCCTTCGCCTCGTGTCCCAGGCACATTCACGACCAATGCTCTACATCTAAAAACAGCCCAACCAGCGAATCTGTCTGTTTAAGAAATCATCTAAAATTGGGCAATTGCCAATTGAAAAAGCGAAGTTCCCATGCCAGCCCGCGGCTCAACCACAAAATGATCTCTCCGAGGTGTCGGAAGGTGCCTCAACATATTTGCTTGTCAGATTCATGCTCTCGAGCTCAAAAACGAACTTGCAAATTTCGCTTAAAAAAG ATTGTGATTGATGTTCCGCAAGAGACGTGCACCTTGTTACCTTTGGAACGCTGTGGACCGGCCACGAAGGTCCTGCCCTCGTTGCAAGCGCAAGAGCATTGCATAAACACGCCCAAAGAGATTTGTCAGCCCGCCAGTTTGATGCCCAAGCGGAGGATCAAGTTACCCCGAGTTAGGAGATGGTGCGAGGATCGACGAGCATGA